TCGCTAGTGCGATTCGCTCGTGCGATTCGTTAGCGCGGCTCGCGATTACTTCGAGGCCCCATCGAGCTCCGTCCACAGGCGACGGATGGCGATGGGGCTTTGCTGTTCGGCCAGGAACCACTTCGCATACGGACCCCAGTTCGCCTGCGCGATGGCCTGATCGACGGTGAGCCCCGCCGCCTTGAGTCGCTTCACTTCGGCGATCACCGCAACCAGTGATTCACGAAAGGCCACCAGTTCTTCGCGCGACACCTTGGCGTCTTCGATGAAGCCGTGCCCGGGAATGAACCGGTCCACGTTCTTGAGCGCGAGGGCATTGTCGATCGTGCGCACCCACTCGGCGCCATAGGCCGACCGCATGGCCGGGAAGACGCGGTTGAGATAGGCCTCGCTCATGAACAGCAGCTTCTCCGACGGCACTTCGACCATGAGGTCACCGCCGGTGTGTGCGCGCCCGAGAAAGCGCACGCGCACGCTGATGCCACCGAGGTCGATAGTCTCATTGTCGCTGGTCATGGCCGTCGTCGGCATCACGACCGCGGGGCGATTGGCGGCCGCGGCCGCGGCCGAGTCCTTCTTGAGCTGCGCCAGCGAGTTCGCGTGCACGACGAACTGAATGTCCTTCGGCAGCGCGCTGTTGCCAGCCGTATGGTCGCCGTGATCAGAGCCGACCACGTACCACTTCACCGGCAATGTCGAAACGGTCTTGATCTTGTCGAGCAAGGTCTGCGTGGCCTGCACATTGCCTTGCCCATCAGCCACCAGTACGCCGTTGCGCCCGATGACGATGAGGCTGACAGTGGTGAATCCCGGCTGACGGATCTCCTCGTAGCCGTACACTTTGTCGCTCAGCTTTACCAAGCGCGGGAACTCGCTGAGAGCGACGCCGCGCACAGCAGGGTCGGCAGTGCGGACAGGAGACTGGGCCTGCAGCGAAGTCGCAGCGGCGATGAGAAGAAGAAAGGAGGCAGGGCGCATTTGAGTTCTGAGTGCTGGGTGAACGGCGAAAGGCGCTAAGAATCAACCGCGCTAAGAATCAACGGCGCTAAGGTAAGGAGCGCCAAGAATAAACGGCGGGAACAACCACGCGGGGACACCCAGATTACGCTGGTCGCCCCCGCGCTGTTGATGCGCCCCTCCGCGCCCCTCATTCTTAGCGCCGTTTACCTTAGCGCTTTTAACTTTTCGCGCCGTTCACTCTTAGCGCCGTTCGCTGTTAAGGAGTCGCCCGAGCATTTCCACGAAGTCGCTCCGGTATCCTCCGTCGTCGTCGCCTCGCGACCCGGTCGCCATCTCGAGTGCTGAGCGCAGCGTTGCGGTGCCTTTGTGTTCGGACTTACGGAGTACCATGCCGAACTCGGCGACTGATGCGGCGAATCGGAAATCGTTGGAAGCGGTGCCGCTGCGGCCGTCGATCACGGGCTGTGTGATCTGCTTGCTCGTGTTCTCGCCGGGCGCTTTGTAGCGCATGCGGACAAACATCAGTTCGTTCTTCGCCGCATTCGTGCGTGGTGCGTCGGTGGCTGGCACCTGGTACCGCAGCGAGTCCTGTTCACGCAGCGTGATCGTGCCCGTCACGCCGATGGGTACCACTTCGTACAGCGCGGTGACCGAATGTCCGGCGCCCATGTCGCCGGCATCCTTCTTGTCGTCGGTGAAATCTTCTGTGGCGAGCAAGCGGTCTTCGTAGCCGATCAGGCGATACGCGCGCACCGCTGCCGGGTTGAATTCCACTTGCAGCTTCACATCGTTGGCGACGGTGACGAGTGTGGCGCCCATCTCCTTCACCAGTACCTTGCGTGCTTCGGCGATGTCGTCCACGTACGCGTAGTTGCCGTTGCCGCGCTTGGCGAGCTTCTCCATCTTGGCGTCCTGATAGTTGCTTTGCCCGAAGCCGAGGATCGTGAGATACGTGCCTTCGGTTCGCTTGCTCTCGATCAGGCGTTCCATGTCGCCGTCGCTGCTGGCGCCGACGTTGAAGTCGCCGTCGGTGGCGAGGATCACGCGGTTGTTGCCGTTGGGCTTGAAGTGTTCGCGGGCCGTGCGGTAGGCGAGTTCGATGCCCGCGCCACCGGCCGTGGAGCCGCCGGCTTCGAGACGGTCGATCGCCGCGGCAATCGTCGCCTTCTCTTCACCACTGGTGCTGGGCAACACGAGCCCGGCCGCACCGGCGTATACCACCAGCGCCACGTGATCCTGCGGGCGCAGCTGGTCCACCAACAACCGCAGTGACGACTTCACCAACGGCAGCTTGTTCCACTGATTCATCGAGCCCGACACGTCGATCAGGAACACCAGGTTGCTGGGCGGCAGTGCGGCGGTTTCGATGCGACGCGCCTGGAGGGCGACGCGCACCAGACGATGCTTGGGCTGCCACGGTGCGGCCATCGTTTCGGTGGTGATCGACACCGGAGCATCACCGCGCGGCGACGGCAGGTCGTACGGGAAGTAGTTGATCAACTCTTCGATGCGTACGGCGTCGGGCGGCGGCGTCTGCCCCTGTGAAATGAAGCGGCGCACGTTGCTGTACGAGGCACGATCAACGTCCACCGAGAACGTGGAGCGTGGATTCACCGAGACCGCGAGGAACGGATTGTCGTCGATCTTGTCGTACTGCTCGCGACTGCCGCCGTTGTCGCGACGGGGGAAGTCAC
This region of Gemmatimonas groenlandica genomic DNA includes:
- a CDS encoding YfbK domain-containing protein, producing MSHNDRTHSGLTPDDALAIVWTAAGHPDEGSLQTWADDAFDVGSSAQVQAHVDGCAACQGEVATLRGYTAAASRILGALDGAPTGVVSPADTAKAAAAIVAQADVRTRAEQKAAQAWFTRPAFRVAAALALMAGGTTWVMSRAPVTERATEAAGAPLMAESIVVAAAPAAAPAPASAPATVTTEAAVAPQPLADASPSRAKAERSDEAMVAVAPMVEVRKSAERVESTVRGNASDPIVSGRALSAVARAPIPTAETLSAPIVLRGVVRDAATTQPIASAIVTIQKLKNGFVEHNWRGATNAEGQYAVSLPGLSRNDTALVRILLLGKTPVTARLVANSDTLVLDAAMSARTVALEQTLVTASRSRPENTLNSPAQIVGRKASAPVAQDFSGRGVAGGIARGVAAPVSPSTIRPRDFPRRDNGGSREQYDKIDDNPFLAVSVNPRSTFSVDVDRASYSNVRRFISQGQTPPPDAVRIEELINYFPYDLPSPRGDAPVSITTETMAAPWQPKHRLVRVALQARRIETAALPPSNLVFLIDVSGSMNQWNKLPLVKSSLRLLVDQLRPQDHVALVVYAGAAGLVLPSTSGEEKATIAAAIDRLEAGGSTAGGAGIELAYRTAREHFKPNGNNRVILATDGDFNVGASSDGDMERLIESKRTEGTYLTILGFGQSNYQDAKMEKLAKRGNGNYAYVDDIAEARKVLVKEMGATLVTVANDVKLQVEFNPAAVRAYRLIGYEDRLLATEDFTDDKKDAGDMGAGHSVTALYEVVPIGVTGTITLREQDSLRYQVPATDAPRTNAAKNELMFVRMRYKAPGENTSKQITQPVIDGRSGTASNDFRFAASVAEFGMVLRKSEHKGTATLRSALEMATGSRGDDDGGYRSDFVEMLGRLLNSERR
- a CDS encoding MBL fold metallo-hydrolase translates to MRGVALSEFPRLVKLSDKVYGYEEIRQPGFTTVSLIVIGRNGVLVADGQGNVQATQTLLDKIKTVSTLPVKWYVVGSDHGDHTAGNSALPKDIQFVVHANSLAQLKKDSAAAAAANRPAVVMPTTAMTSDNETIDLGGISVRVRFLGRAHTGGDLMVEVPSEKLLFMSEAYLNRVFPAMRSAYGAEWVRTIDNALALKNVDRFIPGHGFIEDAKVSREELVAFRESLVAVIAEVKRLKAAGLTVDQAIAQANWGPYAKWFLAEQQSPIAIRRLWTELDGASK